In a single window of the Govania unica genome:
- the ftsL gene encoding cell division protein FtsL: MKRSFNLLAVVIIVAAGVALYQLKYRTQRLQDEVRGLQSQIVNDTEALKVLNAEWTYLSRPDRLEALGRRYLALDAVKAGQVIASLDNVPMREDSTIALAQVDDFRAAGGPQLASSGGETGSRPMVRPVPLPGHAPQPAATESRPLLQVRHEPTDGNPTAFLKTLKYVQAGGLND; this comes from the coding sequence ATGAAACGGTCTTTCAATCTTTTGGCCGTGGTGATCATCGTTGCCGCTGGGGTCGCGCTCTATCAACTTAAATATCGCACGCAACGCCTGCAGGACGAAGTTCGCGGCCTGCAATCGCAGATCGTCAATGATACCGAGGCGCTTAAAGTCCTGAACGCCGAATGGACCTATCTGTCGCGTCCCGACCGGCTCGAAGCGCTTGGCCGCCGCTATCTTGCCCTCGATGCCGTCAAGGCAGGGCAGGTGATCGCGTCCCTCGATAACGTGCCGATGCGCGAAGACAGCACGATCGCCCTGGCGCAGGTCGATGACTTCCGCGCCGCCGGTGGGCCGCAGCTGGCCAGCAGCGGCGGTGAAACCGGTTCGCGTCCGATGGTCCGTCCGGTGCCGCTGCCGGGTCACGCGCCGCAGCCCGCGGCCACGGAAAGCCGCCCGCTGTTGCAGGTCCGGCATGAACCGACGGATGGCAACCCCACGGCCTTCCTGAAGACCCTCAAATATGTGCAGGCAGGGGGGCTGAATGACTGA
- the mraY gene encoding phospho-N-acetylmuramoyl-pentapeptide-transferase has translation MLYNLLFPLSSEFPIFNIFKYITFRAGGAVMTALLVSFIFGPSLIRWLKSKQGKGQPIRDDGPQSHIVTKQGTPTMGGVLILLALTVATLLWADLTSHYVWAALLVTIGFGAVGFADDYMKVTKLNPKGLSGRTKLLIEGVIAFVAVWWIMLASGSAEAGKLTIPLLKNVVFDLGNFYLIFGLVVIVGASNAVNLTDGLDGLATMPVIIAAGAFALIAYVVGNVVFANYLQITPVVGAGELAVFCGAIIGAGLGFLWFNAPPAMVFMGDTGSLSLGGALGVVGVVTKHEVELAIIGGLFVLETVSVIMQVASFKLTGKRIFRMAPLHHHFEEKGWPESTVVIRFWIIAVILALIGLSTLKLR, from the coding sequence ATGCTCTACAACCTGTTGTTCCCGCTGAGCAGCGAGTTCCCGATATTCAATATTTTCAAATACATCACCTTCCGGGCTGGTGGTGCGGTGATGACTGCGCTCCTAGTCAGCTTCATTTTCGGGCCCAGCCTCATTCGCTGGCTCAAAAGCAAGCAGGGCAAGGGCCAGCCCATCCGCGACGACGGCCCGCAAAGCCATATCGTCACCAAGCAGGGCACCCCGACCATGGGCGGCGTGCTGATTCTCCTGGCGCTCACCGTCGCGACGCTGTTATGGGCGGATTTGACCAGCCATTACGTCTGGGCGGCGCTTTTGGTGACCATCGGTTTTGGCGCGGTGGGCTTTGCCGACGACTATATGAAGGTCACAAAACTCAATCCTAAGGGCTTGAGCGGTCGCACCAAGCTGTTGATAGAAGGTGTCATCGCTTTCGTCGCCGTGTGGTGGATCATGCTGGCCTCGGGCTCGGCGGAGGCTGGAAAACTGACGATTCCGCTTCTTAAGAATGTTGTCTTCGACCTTGGAAACTTCTATCTCATCTTCGGTCTGGTGGTGATTGTCGGCGCGTCGAACGCTGTCAACCTGACTGACGGTCTGGATGGCCTTGCCACCATGCCGGTGATCATCGCTGCCGGCGCATTCGCACTGATCGCATATGTCGTGGGCAACGTGGTTTTCGCCAATTATCTGCAAATCACCCCGGTCGTCGGAGCCGGGGAACTCGCTGTGTTCTGCGGCGCCATCATCGGCGCGGGGCTCGGGTTCCTGTGGTTCAACGCGCCGCCGGCCATGGTGTTCATGGGCGACACCGGCAGCCTGTCACTCGGCGGTGCGCTCGGCGTTGTCGGCGTCGTCACCAAGCATGAGGTGGAGCTGGCCATTATCGGCGGCCTCTTTGTGCTCGAAACAGTGTCGGTGATCATGCAGGTGGCGTCCTTCAAGCTGACCGGCAAGCGGATTTTCCGCATGGCCCCGCTGCATCACCATTTCGAAGAAAAAGGCTGGCCGGAATCGACGGTAGTCATCCGGTTCTGGATCATTGCGGTGATCCTGGCTCTCATCGGTCTCTCGACCCTCAAACTGCGTTAG
- a CDS encoding N-acetylmuramoyl-L-alanine amidase has product MIVRPSPNFNDRPVGRAPDMVLLHYTGMATAAEALDRLVQPEAGVSAHYLIDEDGTSYALVPEDKRAWHAGVSFWAGERDINGCSIGIELVNPGHALPGYAGGYRPFPEAQMTALLDLLGGISRRHNIPAARLLAHSDVAPARKQDPGELFDWERLAEAGFGLMPGRDQLRDPGPFDWETLQADLSRFGYGLDMTGADDAPTREVITAFQRHYRRTSVTGMPDADTRAVLANLLGQINS; this is encoded by the coding sequence ATGATTGTTCGCCCGTCGCCCAATTTCAACGACCGGCCGGTCGGGCGCGCCCCCGACATGGTGCTGCTCCACTATACCGGCATGGCGACGGCGGCCGAGGCACTCGACCGGCTCGTGCAGCCTGAGGCTGGCGTCAGCGCCCATTACCTCATCGACGAGGACGGCACGAGTTACGCGCTCGTGCCCGAAGACAAACGCGCCTGGCATGCCGGAGTATCCTTCTGGGCCGGGGAGCGGGACATCAACGGCTGCTCAATCGGCATCGAGCTTGTTAATCCCGGCCATGCCCTGCCGGGGTACGCAGGCGGCTACCGCCCGTTCCCCGAAGCGCAGATGACAGCGCTCCTCGATCTGCTTGGTGGAATTTCCCGGCGTCACAACATCCCGGCGGCACGGCTGCTCGCCCATTCGGACGTGGCCCCGGCGCGGAAACAGGATCCCGGTGAATTGTTCGATTGGGAGCGTCTGGCTGAGGCAGGCTTCGGCCTGATGCCGGGTAGGGATCAGTTGCGCGATCCGGGCCCCTTCGATTGGGAGACGCTTCAGGCCGATCTCAGCCGGTTCGGCTATGGCCTCGATATGACCGGCGCTGACGACGCCCCCACCCGTGAGGTCATCACCGCCTTCCAGCGCCACTACCGGCGGACCAGCGTCACCGGAATGCCGGACGCGGATACTCGGGCCGTGCTCGCGAATCTTTTGGGTCAGATCAATTCGTAA
- a CDS encoding UDP-N-acetylmuramoyl-L-alanyl-D-glutamate--2,6-diaminopimelate ligase, which produces MLLSDLIEENGKAQDLEITGLSSDSRAVHPGYLFAALAGTATDGARFIADAVNKGAVAVLASPDVDMPGQDVYRLTAVNPRRRFASIVARFYGPQPGTIAAVTGTNGKTSVASFMRQIWQQLGYPAASIGTLGVMADGYEIPGGLTTPDPVTLHKTLSDLKARGIEHVACEASSHGLAQYRLDGLQIRAAAFTNLTRDHMDYHGTEEDYFFSKARLFGDLLRPGGTAVLNMDDPHAAELESLCWARGHRIIRVGTHDGDLRLLSRVPEDGGQALTIGYEGTVYDIQLPLAGGFQAQNALVAAALAMACGAEPQAAIRALQHLTSVPGRLELAARHPSGASIYVDYAHTPDALSTVLTALRPHVRGKLALVFGCGGDRDRGKRPLMGDIAAALADRVYVTDDNPRSEDPDSIRAAILAAVPTARDIADRRAAIQAAVSDLEAGDILVVAGKGHEQGQIIGTEVRDFNDLIEVQTAVAGIGGRS; this is translated from the coding sequence ATGTTGCTCTCCGACCTCATCGAGGAAAACGGTAAAGCCCAGGACCTGGAGATCACCGGCCTGTCTTCGGACAGCCGCGCGGTGCATCCGGGCTATCTCTTTGCCGCCCTCGCAGGCACCGCGACCGACGGCGCGCGCTTTATCGCTGACGCCGTCAACAAGGGGGCCGTGGCAGTGCTCGCATCCCCGGATGTGGATATGCCGGGGCAGGATGTCTACCGGCTGACAGCGGTCAACCCGCGCCGCCGCTTCGCCTCGATCGTCGCCCGCTTTTACGGTCCGCAGCCGGGCACCATTGCCGCGGTCACCGGCACCAACGGCAAAACCTCGGTGGCAAGCTTCATGCGCCAGATCTGGCAGCAGCTCGGCTATCCGGCGGCCAGCATTGGCACCTTGGGGGTGATGGCGGATGGCTATGAAATCCCCGGCGGCCTTACCACCCCGGACCCGGTCACGCTTCATAAAACCCTAAGCGATCTCAAGGCGCGCGGGATCGAGCATGTGGCCTGCGAAGCCTCAAGCCACGGCCTCGCCCAATATCGTCTCGACGGCTTGCAGATCCGCGCCGCCGCCTTCACCAATCTGACCCGCGACCATATGGATTACCACGGCACGGAAGAGGATTACTTCTTTTCGAAGGCCCGCCTTTTCGGCGACCTGCTGCGTCCGGGCGGCACTGCCGTCCTCAATATGGACGATCCCCATGCGGCCGAGCTTGAAAGCCTGTGCTGGGCGCGCGGCCATCGCATCATTCGCGTCGGCACCCATGATGGCGACCTCCGCCTGTTGTCGCGTGTCCCCGAAGACGGCGGTCAGGCCCTGACCATCGGTTATGAAGGGACAGTTTACGACATTCAGCTGCCGCTCGCCGGTGGCTTTCAGGCCCAGAACGCGCTAGTCGCCGCCGCCCTCGCCATGGCCTGCGGGGCCGAGCCTCAGGCTGCTATTCGGGCCCTTCAGCATCTCACATCGGTGCCCGGCCGTCTCGAACTCGCCGCCCGTCATCCGTCGGGGGCAAGCATCTATGTGGATTATGCCCATACCCCCGATGCCTTGAGCACGGTACTTACCGCCCTGCGTCCCCATGTGCGCGGCAAGCTCGCGCTGGTGTTCGGCTGCGGCGGCGACCGTGATCGCGGCAAGCGGCCGCTCATGGGCGACATCGCGGCGGCACTCGCCGACCGCGTCTATGTGACCGACGACAACCCGCGCAGCGAAGATCCTGACAGCATCCGCGCCGCCATTCTCGCCGCCGTCCCCACCGCCCGCGACATCGCCGACCGTCGCGCCGCCATTCAGGCTGCGGTCAGCGATCTTGAAGCCGGCGATATTCTGGTGGTGGCCGGCAAGGGCCACGAACAGGGCCAGATCATCGGCACGGAAGTGCGTGACTTCAACGATCTGATCGAAGTACAGACCGCCGTAGCCGGGATTGGAGGCCGTTCATGA
- a CDS encoding division/cell wall cluster transcriptional repressor MraZ — translation MPLFLSTFVNKVDRKGRVSVPATFRAALVGNGGAGEGNLWAGVVLYRSPLLPAIVGADLGYMERHSAAVDEMDFNNDPQQALAAAILADSRQLGFDPEGRILLPAELLAHANITEQVAFVGRGKTFQLWEPGALEAHNTKAMALVRETMTKGGAA, via the coding sequence ATGCCGTTGTTTCTGTCCACATTCGTCAACAAGGTTGACCGCAAAGGCCGGGTGTCAGTCCCCGCGACCTTCCGTGCGGCTCTTGTGGGCAATGGCGGGGCGGGCGAGGGCAATCTCTGGGCTGGCGTGGTACTTTACCGCTCGCCGCTGTTGCCGGCCATCGTCGGCGCCGATCTCGGCTATATGGAGCGCCATTCGGCCGCCGTGGACGAGATGGACTTCAACAACGACCCGCAACAGGCGCTGGCCGCCGCCATTCTCGCCGACAGCCGCCAGCTCGGCTTTGATCCCGAAGGCCGCATCCTGCTCCCGGCCGAGCTTCTGGCCCATGCCAACATCACCGAACAGGTGGCCTTCGTCGGTCGCGGCAAAACCTTTCAGCTGTGGGAGCCGGGCGCGCTTGAGGCCCATAACACCAAGGCCATGGCCCTGGTGCGCGAAACCATGACCAAGGGAGGGGCGGCATGA
- a CDS encoding UDP-N-acetylmuramoyl-tripeptide--D-alanyl-D-alanine ligase, whose protein sequence is MTDATRPLWTAAEAAAATSGRLEGGADWTASGISIDTRTLEPGDLFIALSGEKADGHEFVATAFQKGAAAALVDRPMPGGPCLVVDDVRSALIALGQAARNRTSARILAVTGSVGKTSAKEALRLALGRGQATHASVGSFNNDLGVPISLARMPADSEFAVLELGMNHSGELLDLSRQVRPHVALITNVEQAHSAYFPSVEAIADAKAEVFAGLNGEAIAVLNLDSPHFARLRAAAVGAGAKRILTFGMSEAADAHPLKTALHEDCSCITAMIGSERITYKVGAPGRHWVMNSLAVLLTAQAAGADLGLAGLALADMMPVKGRGLRHKVALGAGAIFWVVDESYNANPASMRAALDTLSTLNIDSGDGARNGSRGRRIAVLGDMKELGDAAPKLHAALADSIRAADVDLVITVGELMRHLASALPKTTLLAAVDTAAQAAEKLKGVVRPNDVVMIKGSQSMGMVKVVNTLLALGSKTDAQAANA, encoded by the coding sequence ATGACCGATGCCACTCGCCCTCTCTGGACCGCCGCTGAGGCCGCCGCCGCCACGTCCGGCCGGCTTGAAGGCGGGGCCGACTGGACCGCCTCCGGCATCTCCATCGACACCCGCACGCTCGAACCCGGCGATCTGTTCATTGCCCTGAGCGGCGAAAAAGCCGATGGCCATGAGTTCGTCGCCACCGCCTTCCAGAAGGGGGCGGCCGCAGCGCTCGTCGATCGTCCCATGCCGGGCGGTCCCTGCCTCGTGGTTGATGATGTCCGGAGCGCCCTGATTGCGCTCGGCCAAGCCGCGCGCAACCGCACCTCGGCCCGCATCCTCGCCGTCACCGGCAGCGTCGGCAAGACCAGCGCCAAGGAAGCGCTCCGTCTCGCACTTGGCCGCGGGCAGGCGACCCACGCCAGCGTCGGCAGCTTCAACAATGACTTAGGCGTGCCGATCAGCCTTGCCCGCATGCCCGCCGACAGCGAGTTCGCGGTGCTTGAGCTCGGCATGAATCATTCCGGGGAGCTTTTGGACCTGAGCCGTCAGGTGCGCCCCCATGTGGCCCTCATCACCAATGTGGAGCAGGCCCACAGCGCCTATTTCCCCTCGGTCGAGGCTATCGCCGACGCCAAGGCCGAAGTCTTCGCGGGCCTGAATGGGGAGGCGATCGCCGTCCTCAATCTCGACAGCCCGCATTTCGCCCGCCTGCGCGCTGCGGCCGTTGGCGCCGGGGCCAAACGCATTCTCACCTTCGGCATGAGTGAGGCCGCCGACGCCCATCCGCTCAAGACCGCGCTGCATGAGGATTGCAGCTGCATCACCGCCATGATCGGTTCTGAACGCATCACCTACAAGGTCGGCGCGCCCGGCCGTCACTGGGTGATGAACAGCCTCGCCGTGCTGCTGACTGCGCAGGCCGCTGGTGCCGATCTCGGCCTCGCCGGGCTCGCGCTCGCCGACATGATGCCGGTCAAGGGTCGCGGCCTTCGTCACAAGGTGGCGCTTGGGGCCGGGGCTATCTTCTGGGTGGTGGATGAAAGTTATAACGCCAATCCGGCCTCCATGCGGGCGGCGCTCGATACCCTGAGCACGCTCAATATCGACAGCGGAGACGGGGCCCGGAACGGCAGCCGTGGCCGTCGCATCGCGGTCCTTGGCGATATGAAGGAACTCGGCGACGCCGCGCCCAAGCTGCATGCGGCGCTGGCCGACAGCATCCGCGCGGCGGATGTGGATCTCGTGATCACGGTCGGTGAACTGATGCGCCATCTGGCGTCGGCGCTGCCGAAGACCACCTTGCTTGCGGCGGTGGACACGGCGGCTCAGGCGGCGGAAAAGCTCAAAGGCGTCGTGCGTCCGAATGACGTGGTGATGATCAAGGGGTCCCAGTCCATGGGAATGGTAAAAGTGGTGAACACGCTGCTCGCGCTCGGGTCCAAGACCGATGCGCAGGCGGCCAATGCATAG
- the rsmH gene encoding 16S rRNA (cytosine(1402)-N(4))-methyltransferase RsmH has protein sequence MTLSAPSHISVLLREVLTMMAPRDGATYVDGTFGAGGYSRALLEAADCTVYGIDRDPTVAPHAERLAADFPGRFHLLPGCYGDMAELLAEAEVTGINGVMLDIGVSSMQIDQAERGFSFQSDGPLDMRMGREGPTAADLVNNLEADELADIIFKYGEERHSRRIARALVSIRADRPFTRTRELAEAVSRALPSVKKKPGAIHPATRTFQALRIAVNDELGELERGLQAAEHVLAPDGRLVVVSFHSLEDRIVKTFLRERSGGQAAPSRHLPEVQDLRAPSFEILTRKALEARDDETAVNPRSRSAKLRAARRTDAPARDLEVAA, from the coding sequence ATGACCTTGTCCGCACCATCCCATATTTCGGTTCTGCTGCGCGAAGTGCTGACCATGATGGCCCCGCGCGACGGCGCGACCTATGTGGACGGCACCTTTGGCGCGGGCGGCTATTCACGGGCGCTGCTTGAGGCGGCCGACTGCACCGTCTATGGCATCGACCGCGACCCGACCGTTGCCCCCCATGCTGAACGTCTGGCGGCGGATTTCCCCGGCCGCTTCCATCTGCTGCCCGGCTGCTATGGCGACATGGCCGAGCTTCTGGCCGAGGCCGAGGTGACCGGGATTAATGGCGTGATGCTCGATATCGGCGTCTCCAGCATGCAGATCGATCAGGCCGAGCGCGGCTTTTCCTTCCAGTCCGATGGCCCGCTCGACATGCGCATGGGCCGGGAAGGGCCGACAGCGGCCGATCTCGTCAATAACCTTGAGGCCGATGAGCTGGCCGACATCATTTTCAAATATGGCGAAGAACGTCACTCGCGCCGGATCGCCCGCGCGCTGGTGTCCATCCGCGCCGACCGCCCCTTCACCCGCACCCGTGAACTGGCCGAGGCGGTGTCCCGCGCGCTGCCAAGCGTGAAGAAAAAACCCGGCGCGATCCATCCGGCGACCCGCACCTTTCAGGCGCTCAGGATTGCCGTCAATGACGAGCTTGGCGAGCTCGAGCGTGGTCTTCAGGCCGCCGAGCATGTGCTCGCGCCCGACGGGCGGCTTGTGGTTGTGAGCTTCCACTCGCTTGAAGACCGCATCGTCAAGACCTTCCTGCGGGAGCGGTCGGGTGGGCAGGCAGCGCCGTCGCGCCATCTGCCGGAGGTGCAGGACTTGCGCGCCCCGAGCTTTGAGATTTTAACCCGCAAGGCCCTTGAGGCGCGGGACGACGAGACCGCCGTGAACCCTCGTTCACGGTCGGCGAAATTGCGGGCTGCCCGTCGCACGGACGCGCCCGCCCGGGATCTGGAGGTAGCAGCATGA
- a CDS encoding LysE family translocator → MDLLSLGGFATTVFVAALVPGPGIAAVVSRVLGRGTDGAAAFLLGMMLGDVAWVTMTVMGLAVIAQSFHELFLAIKYAGAAYLLYLAVRMWNAPPMTEVIEGDRRPEHPLRLLLTGFALNISNPKVMIFYMALLPAFFDLQRLSLTGYFEIIGVVFAMLALVLGGYVLLANRARRFMQNPRAQRIVSRSSGGVMAGAAIAIAVG, encoded by the coding sequence ATGGATCTTCTGTCACTTGGCGGTTTTGCCACGACTGTGTTCGTGGCGGCGCTTGTCCCGGGCCCGGGAATCGCGGCTGTGGTGTCGCGCGTGCTTGGACGCGGGACCGATGGGGCGGCGGCGTTTCTGCTCGGCATGATGCTGGGCGATGTGGCCTGGGTGACGATGACGGTGATGGGGCTCGCGGTGATCGCCCAAAGCTTTCATGAGCTGTTTCTCGCGATCAAATATGCCGGGGCGGCTTATCTGCTCTATCTCGCCGTGCGCATGTGGAATGCGCCACCCATGACCGAGGTGATCGAAGGCGACCGCCGCCCGGAACATCCGCTGCGACTGCTGCTGACCGGATTTGCGCTCAATATCAGCAACCCGAAGGTGATGATTTTCTATATGGCGCTGCTGCCCGCCTTTTTCGATTTGCAGCGGCTGAGCCTGACCGGGTATTTCGAAATCATCGGCGTCGTGTTTGCCATGCTGGCACTGGTGCTTGGCGGCTATGTGCTGCTCGCGAACCGGGCCCGGCGGTTCATGCAGAACCCGCGCGCACAACGCATCGTCAGCCGCAGCAGCGGCGGCGTGATGGCCGGGGCAGCAATTGCCATTGCGGTGGGGTGA
- a CDS encoding DMT family transporter: MPLPHILLAILINVGWGGNFVAIRYGLQDMSPIFFSALRFAILLPFLLPWLKWRSGRMKPVLLAAALGGPMHFSTVFLGTALLGHASSAAFLTQLAVPITMLLAFLFLGERIGKWRIIGMAVSFVGVAVLSFDPHIFGHLDGVAVLLWSQCAYACCAIFMRKVQGFSMLEMQAWMAALSAPGLMALSFLFESGQGAELQGLTATGMGALAYSILGASILGHGGAYFLYQRHPVTAVMPYLLLSPVFATIGGVWLLGEELTLRMIIGGLIISTGVAIVVYRERRRLAAELGTVQLRETEAA, encoded by the coding sequence ATGCCGCTCCCCCATATCCTGCTCGCCATTCTGATCAACGTCGGTTGGGGCGGGAATTTCGTCGCCATTCGCTACGGCCTTCAGGACATGTCGCCGATTTTCTTTTCGGCGTTGCGATTTGCAATTTTGCTGCCGTTTCTGCTGCCCTGGCTCAAATGGCGGTCCGGCCGCATGAAGCCGGTGCTGCTGGCGGCGGCCTTGGGCGGGCCCATGCATTTCAGCACGGTGTTCCTGGGCACGGCCTTGCTCGGCCATGCATCTTCGGCAGCCTTTCTCACTCAGCTCGCAGTGCCGATCACCATGCTGCTCGCCTTTCTGTTCCTCGGCGAGCGCATCGGCAAATGGCGCATCATCGGCATGGCGGTGTCCTTTGTTGGCGTCGCGGTGCTGTCGTTCGATCCGCATATTTTCGGTCATCTCGACGGCGTCGCGGTGTTGTTATGGTCGCAATGCGCCTATGCCTGCTGCGCCATTTTCATGCGCAAGGTTCAAGGCTTCAGCATGCTTGAGATGCAGGCCTGGATGGCTGCCTTGAGCGCGCCGGGCCTGATGGCGCTCAGCTTTCTGTTTGAAAGCGGGCAGGGGGCCGAGCTTCAGGGGCTGACCGCGACCGGCATGGGGGCGCTCGCTTACAGCATTCTCGGGGCCTCCATCCTCGGCCATGGCGGCGCTTATTTTCTTTATCAGCGTCACCCGGTCACGGCGGTCATGCCCTATCTGTTGCTCAGTCCGGTTTTTGCCACCATCGGCGGCGTCTGGCTGTTGGGTGAGGAATTGACCTTGCGCATGATCATCGGCGGCCTGATCATTTCCACCGGCGTCGCCATCGTGGTCTACCGCGAGCGCCGCCGCCTCGCTGCCGAGCTCGGTACTGTGCAACTCAGGGAAACCGAGGCCGCATGA
- a CDS encoding TerB family tellurite resistance protein — MSIWGKLLGGAAGFAFGGPLGAFLGALAGHVADTVADTVTAHAPADPTTSITFTIGVIVLSAKMARADGQVTAEEVALFRRLFQVPPQEARNVTRIFDLAREDVAGFEIYARQIAGLLRDRPAVLEDLLDSLFLIALADGHMHEAELAYLISVSRIFGFSDADFARIRAAHMGPDHSDPYAILGLLPTVSNAELKLAYRRLVKEHHPDHLIAQGMPAEFVRVATHKLAAINAAYDSILSARGRP, encoded by the coding sequence ATGTCGATCTGGGGCAAGCTTCTGGGCGGTGCAGCGGGGTTTGCCTTTGGCGGCCCGCTTGGCGCGTTTCTGGGCGCGCTGGCCGGACATGTGGCCGATACGGTCGCCGACACGGTCACGGCCCATGCGCCGGCTGACCCCACCACCTCGATCACCTTCACCATTGGCGTCATCGTGCTGTCGGCCAAGATGGCGCGCGCCGACGGCCAGGTGACGGCGGAGGAGGTGGCGCTGTTCAGGCGGCTGTTTCAGGTGCCGCCGCAGGAAGCGCGCAATGTCACCCGCATTTTCGATCTGGCGCGGGAGGATGTGGCCGGGTTCGAAATCTATGCCCGTCAAATTGCCGGCCTGCTGCGCGATCGTCCGGCGGTGCTTGAGGATTTGCTAGACAGCTTGTTTCTGATCGCGCTCGCCGACGGTCACATGCATGAGGCGGAGCTCGCTTACCTCATTTCGGTATCCCGGATTTTCGGCTTCAGCGACGCCGATTTCGCCCGCATCCGCGCGGCTCACATGGGGCCGGACCACAGCGACCCCTATGCGATTCTCGGGCTTCTGCCGACCGTAAGCAACGCCGAGCTCAAGCTGGCCTATCGCCGTCTGGTCAAGGAACATCATCCCGACCATCTGATCGCCCAAGGCATGCCAGCGGAATTCGTCCGCGTTGCCACGCACAAACTTGCGGCCATCAATGCGGCCTATGATAGTATTTTATCCGCTCGCGGGCGCCCGTGA
- a CDS encoding peptidoglycan D,D-transpeptidase FtsI family protein: protein MEVARNRTLVAVAIFGIGLAVLGLRLFDLGFIERVVETSPAGQRRGVTLAARADIVDRNGIVLATNLSTASLYADQKRVIDPEEAADKLVMALPGLNRSELATKLRGEGRFVWIKRNLTPEEQWRVNNLGIPGLAFEMEDRRVYPHGRLASHILGFVDIDGNGLAGTERYFNKRLGDPAHVQEPLKLAVDFRVQHVLHEELENVVRTFSAVGGAGVVLDARSGEVLAMVSLPDYDPNVAGSANQITLFNRAVQGVYELGSGLKTFTVAMALDSGVAKLNSSYDATRPLQISRFRIHDDHPKARWLSLPEVFMYSSNIGSARMGLDLGTARQRQYLGQLGLLNKPKIELFEAASPLVPNPWGEISTMTVAFGHGLAITPLHLASGMGAVVNGGRLIPATLLADSAGNRKPDEIRRIVSPETSETMRRLLRLVVLSGTGSKANVPGFEVGGKTGTAEKPGAGGYKRNALISSFVGAFPMDNPRYVVMAIVDEPKGTKETYGFASGGWTAAPAVARIITRIAPMLGVAPREHEDQQQLRQALLMPVIDSKAGDH from the coding sequence ATGGAAGTTGCGCGCAACCGGACCCTAGTGGCAGTGGCCATCTTTGGCATCGGTCTCGCGGTCCTCGGGTTGCGTCTGTTCGATCTCGGCTTCATCGAGCGCGTGGTGGAAACGAGCCCCGCCGGACAGCGGCGCGGTGTCACGCTTGCGGCGCGCGCCGATATCGTTGACCGCAACGGCATTGTGCTCGCGACCAATCTCAGCACAGCGTCGCTTTACGCCGACCAGAAACGCGTCATCGATCCCGAGGAAGCGGCCGACAAGCTGGTGATGGCCTTGCCCGGCCTCAATCGCAGCGAACTTGCCACCAAACTCAGGGGCGAGGGCCGCTTTGTCTGGATCAAGCGCAACCTGACGCCTGAGGAACAATGGCGGGTCAATAATCTCGGCATCCCCGGCCTCGCCTTCGAGATGGAGGATCGCCGGGTTTATCCTCATGGCCGCCTCGCCTCGCATATCCTCGGCTTTGTCGACATCGACGGCAACGGCCTCGCCGGGACCGAACGCTATTTCAACAAACGCCTCGGCGATCCGGCCCATGTGCAGGAGCCGCTGAAGCTCGCGGTGGATTTCCGTGTTCAGCACGTGCTCCATGAAGAACTGGAAAATGTCGTCCGCACCTTTTCGGCGGTGGGCGGCGCAGGGGTCGTGCTCGACGCCCGCAGCGGCGAGGTTCTGGCCATGGTGTCGCTGCCGGACTATGATCCGAACGTGGCCGGTTCGGCCAACCAGATCACCCTCTTTAATCGTGCGGTGCAGGGGGTCTATGAACTTGGCTCGGGCCTCAAGACCTTCACCGTGGCCATGGCCCTCGACAGCGGCGTGGCCAAGCTGAACTCAAGCTATGACGCCACCCGGCCGTTGCAGATTTCGCGCTTCCGCATTCATGACGACCATCCGAAAGCACGCTGGCTCAGCCTGCCCGAAGTGTTCATGTATTCGTCGAACATCGGTTCGGCCCGTATGGGACTCGACCTCGGGACGGCGCGTCAGCGCCAGTATCTCGGCCAACTCGGCCTGCTCAACAAGCCTAAAATCGAACTGTTCGAAGCGGCATCCCCGCTGGTGCCAAACCCCTGGGGTGAGATCAGCACCATGACGGTGGCTTTCGGCCATGGTCTCGCCATCACGCCGCTCCATCTCGCGTCGGGCATGGGAGCTGTTGTGAACGGCGGCCGCCTCATTCCCGCCACCTTGCTTGCTGATAGTGCCGGGAACCGCAAGCCCGACGAGATTCGTCGGATCGTCTCGCCCGAAACCAGCGAAACCATGCGTCGTTTGTTGCGTCTCGTCGTGCTGTCCGGCACCGGATCCAAGGCCAATGTGCCGGGGTTCGAAGTCGGCGGCAAAACCGGAACGGCTGAAAAGCCCGGAGCCGGGGGCTACAAACGCAACGCGCTCATTTCGTCTTTCGTCGGCGCCTTTCCGATGGACAATCCGCGCTATGTGGTGATGGCCATCGTCGATGAACCCAAGGGGACCAAGGAAACCTATGGATTCGCCAGCGGCGGTTGGACGGCCGCGCCGGCGGTTGCCCGCATCATCACCCGTATCGCGCCGATGCTCGGCGTCGCGCCAAGGGAACATGAGGATCAGCAGCAGCTTCGTCAGGCGTTGCTGATGCCGGTTATCGACAGCAAAGCGGGGGACCATTGA